A region of Saccharococcus thermophilus DNA encodes the following proteins:
- a CDS encoding glutamate synthase-related protein — protein MKQRWNPNLFKNFHQAEHDACGIVAAIEKRRIPTRDNIMTCIDALVKMNHRAGFINGEGDGVGIHMDIPRKLWMEKLANAGQNPEIANDESFTVGHLFIHRSADIDYMKSHIKQLCKHHGFSLIFESDRVTSSSALGPIALQQEPVFWQIALLPNDNVHLSKRLFDLLIDIEQDENVHVASLSNFHVVYKVMGAGDILPKYYHDLAHPFIASTMTLGHNRYSTNTLSNFFRVQPFSVLGHNGEINTIAKLREEAAMIGVPLTKDGSDSQDLSRTIETLICRYGYSLFEAMDILFPPIVNEMKAYPEHLQDLYTYIREAWGHFAQGPAAIISRYGDEAVFSVDALGLRPLWKLETEKRFVFTSEPGIIPTCEYTGEPKPLAPGEKIGLMWSGSGAIQVLEYEQFQEEVYVRFSKRFDLTNFRNRLDVPKLENHLFASALTKVHNGQYAAFGWDREHIQLLEQMAEKGAEPIRSLGHDAPLAAIDPNRKNLADFIKESVAVVTNPAIDRDREMEHFSTRTVIGKRPSLFAQTETSYAIELSSPILIEGKIGNDCATELHHPSYDQIVHSFQEKQLAHILSATFTAEENIPQALERLSTEACEAIRSGKTLLVIDDAEAHQNGNLWIDPLLITSAIDQALAKQGLRRDCSLLLRSGAIRSLHDFVVAYGLGANAISPYLMFATVASEESITPVVNLFKALNKGLEKVISTIGIHELRGYSRLFSSIGLHDDIADVLNIVNFFGSDSLQYDFEALKRDAIARAEDYANENAKPGKTFHLFPRIWKAIGEVAQTGSYDNYREKMNELETETPTTIRHLLDIKKSNAPVPIEKVDISVGEHSLPFVIASMSFGSQNEVAFRAYAEAADRLNMVSLNGEGGEIKDMLGKYPRTRGQQIASGRFGVNAELLNSSNLLEIKIGQGAKPGEGGHLPGSKVTAKIAEARNATIGSDLISPSNNHDIYSIEDLAQMIAELKTANDKAKVAVKVPVVPNIGTIAVGIAKAGADIITLSGFDGGTGAARIHALQHVGLPVEIGVKAAHNALIEAGLRHKVEIWADGGIKSALDVLKVMLLGANRIGFGTLSMIAIGCTTCRGCHLDTCHVGIATQIESVAQAKEHGLRRFVPRQFDAAVQGLVNLFTAFGNELKALTASLGVTRLQDIVGRSDLLEQTRGLEQMNLANLLKVLEVAQLAQKEAAASAEEPELLVAAGAEYLDYHVEDLHRSREFTTITSEQRVLGSRVSCHRVRGRLDGSYKKLPNVTLRYMKGSIPGNGLGAYNTHGIHIHVDGGGQDGVGKTALGGSILIFKAKGKDGKFYNGSVGKGFGYGAQKGLLVVQGNADARAGIRLSGADMIIGGQVTAPLPEEEHGNIGARANIKGFAFEYMTNGRGLVLGDPGPWICAGMTGGVVYLRHQPEMGLTKTALERRIAKGAQVRLEPLSERGKADVQELLSKYIELLKEHDQHEEAQSLQPLLEKPEDHFFQVMPTKEQADPSISTE, from the coding sequence ATGAAACAGCGTTGGAACCCTAACCTTTTTAAAAACTTCCATCAAGCGGAGCATGATGCTTGCGGCATTGTCGCCGCTATCGAAAAACGACGTATTCCAACCCGAGATAACATTATGACATGCATTGATGCGCTTGTCAAAATGAATCATCGCGCCGGATTTATTAATGGCGAGGGAGACGGCGTCGGCATCCATATGGATATTCCAAGAAAACTTTGGATGGAAAAACTCGCAAACGCCGGTCAAAATCCAGAAATAGCAAACGACGAAAGTTTTACCGTCGGTCATCTTTTCATTCATCGGTCTGCAGACATAGATTATATGAAATCACATATCAAACAGCTTTGTAAACATCATGGTTTCTCATTGATTTTTGAATCGGACCGCGTCACTTCTTCGAGCGCATTAGGACCAATCGCACTTCAACAAGAACCGGTATTTTGGCAAATCGCCTTGCTGCCAAACGACAATGTGCATCTTTCGAAACGGTTATTTGACCTGCTTATTGACATCGAGCAAGATGAAAATGTCCACGTTGCCTCTTTAAGCAATTTCCACGTTGTCTATAAAGTGATGGGAGCCGGAGATATTTTGCCAAAATACTATCATGACTTAGCCCATCCGTTTATCGCATCGACCATGACATTAGGACATAACCGCTACTCGACCAATACGCTGTCTAACTTTTTCCGCGTTCAGCCGTTTAGCGTATTAGGACATAACGGAGAAATCAACACGATCGCAAAGCTGCGCGAAGAAGCAGCGATGATCGGCGTTCCGCTGACAAAAGACGGCAGCGACTCCCAAGACCTAAGCCGGACGATCGAAACGCTCATTTGCCGCTATGGCTATAGCTTATTTGAAGCGATGGATATATTGTTCCCGCCTATTGTGAATGAAATGAAAGCATATCCGGAGCATCTTCAAGATTTGTATACGTACATCCGCGAAGCATGGGGGCATTTCGCCCAAGGACCGGCGGCAATTATCTCCCGTTACGGGGATGAAGCAGTATTCAGCGTCGATGCCCTTGGTTTGCGGCCGCTTTGGAAATTAGAAACGGAAAAGCGGTTTGTGTTTACATCAGAACCGGGAATTATTCCAACGTGTGAATATACCGGTGAACCAAAACCGCTTGCGCCAGGGGAAAAAATCGGCCTAATGTGGTCTGGCAGCGGGGCCATTCAAGTGTTGGAATACGAACAGTTCCAGGAAGAAGTATATGTCCGTTTTTCGAAACGGTTTGATCTTACTAACTTCCGGAACCGCCTCGATGTTCCGAAACTGGAAAATCACCTATTTGCTTCAGCGCTGACAAAAGTGCATAACGGTCAATATGCCGCGTTCGGCTGGGACAGAGAACACATTCAGCTTTTAGAACAAATGGCGGAAAAAGGGGCGGAACCGATTCGCTCGCTCGGTCATGACGCGCCGCTGGCAGCGATTGATCCGAATCGCAAAAATCTTGCTGACTTCATTAAAGAAAGCGTCGCTGTTGTCACCAATCCAGCCATTGACCGCGACCGTGAGATGGAACATTTCTCAACAAGAACAGTGATTGGCAAACGGCCGTCTCTTTTTGCTCAAACAGAAACATCCTACGCCATCGAGCTTAGCTCGCCGATTCTCATCGAAGGAAAAATCGGAAACGACTGTGCGACAGAATTACATCATCCTTCGTACGATCAAATCGTCCATTCGTTCCAAGAAAAACAATTAGCACACATCCTGTCCGCGACATTTACGGCGGAAGAAAACATCCCGCAGGCGCTAGAGCGTCTTTCTACCGAAGCATGTGAGGCGATCCGTTCCGGCAAAACCTTGCTTGTTATTGATGATGCAGAGGCACATCAAAACGGAAACTTATGGATTGACCCACTGCTTATCACATCGGCCATCGATCAAGCGTTAGCGAAACAAGGGCTGCGCCGCGACTGTTCGCTTTTGCTTCGTTCCGGAGCGATTCGCTCCCTTCATGATTTTGTCGTCGCCTATGGATTAGGAGCAAACGCTATCAGCCCGTATCTCATGTTTGCGACGGTTGCGTCAGAAGAGTCGATTACACCTGTTGTTAACCTATTTAAAGCGCTCAATAAAGGATTAGAAAAAGTGATTTCGACGATTGGCATTCACGAATTGCGCGGATATAGCCGTCTCTTCTCATCAATTGGTCTGCATGATGACATTGCCGATGTGTTAAACATCGTCAACTTCTTTGGTTCGGATTCGCTGCAATACGATTTCGAAGCGCTGAAACGAGACGCCATCGCACGCGCGGAAGACTACGCGAATGAAAACGCAAAACCAGGAAAAACGTTCCACCTCTTTCCGCGCATTTGGAAAGCGATCGGAGAAGTCGCACAAACAGGATCGTATGATAACTATCGAGAAAAAATGAACGAGCTTGAAACCGAAACGCCGACAACGATCCGTCATTTGCTAGATATCAAGAAATCCAACGCACCGGTTCCAATAGAGAAAGTCGATATTAGCGTTGGTGAACATAGCCTGCCGTTTGTCATTGCTTCGATGTCGTTCGGTTCGCAAAATGAAGTAGCGTTCCGCGCTTATGCGGAAGCGGCAGACCGGCTGAACATGGTCAGCTTAAACGGCGAAGGTGGCGAAATTAAAGATATGCTCGGCAAATACCCGCGCACTCGCGGCCAGCAAATCGCCTCCGGCCGCTTTGGGGTCAACGCGGAGCTGTTGAACTCTTCGAATCTACTCGAAATTAAAATCGGCCAAGGAGCAAAACCGGGCGAAGGCGGGCATTTGCCGGGTTCAAAAGTGACGGCAAAAATCGCCGAAGCACGGAACGCGACAATCGGTTCCGACTTAATTTCACCGTCCAATAACCATGACATTTATTCGATCGAAGATTTAGCACAAATGATTGCCGAGTTAAAAACGGCAAACGACAAGGCAAAGGTCGCCGTTAAAGTCCCAGTTGTGCCAAACATCGGAACAATTGCCGTCGGCATCGCCAAAGCAGGAGCGGACATTATTACGCTAAGCGGCTTTGACGGAGGCACTGGAGCAGCTCGCATCCACGCCCTTCAGCATGTCGGCCTGCCGGTAGAAATCGGGGTAAAAGCGGCCCATAACGCGCTCATAGAAGCTGGTTTACGACACAAAGTCGAAATTTGGGCGGACGGCGGCATCAAAAGCGCGCTGGACGTTCTTAAAGTGATGCTGCTTGGGGCCAACCGCATCGGCTTTGGCACGCTATCGATGATCGCGATCGGCTGTACGACGTGCCGCGGCTGTCATTTAGATACGTGCCATGTCGGAATCGCCACGCAAATTGAATCGGTAGCGCAAGCAAAAGAACACGGATTGCGCCGTTTCGTACCACGGCAATTCGATGCGGCCGTGCAAGGATTAGTCAACTTATTCACCGCCTTCGGAAATGAGCTAAAAGCATTGACGGCATCCCTCGGTGTTACCCGTCTGCAAGATATTGTCGGCCGCTCCGACTTATTAGAGCAAACAAGAGGGCTAGAGCAAATGAATCTGGCAAACTTGCTTAAAGTGCTCGAAGTCGCGCAGCTGGCGCAAAAAGAAGCGGCCGCAAGCGCGGAAGAACCAGAGTTGCTCGTGGCAGCCGGAGCAGAATATCTCGATTATCATGTGGAAGATTTGCATCGCTCCCGTGAATTTACGACCATCACGTCAGAACAGCGCGTTCTCGGCAGTCGTGTTTCGTGTCATCGTGTGCGCGGACGTCTTGATGGTTCGTACAAAAAATTACCGAACGTCACCTTGCGCTATATGAAAGGCTCGATCCCAGGCAACGGCCTTGGCGCTTATAACACTCACGGCATTCATATCCATGTTGACGGCGGCGGCCAAGACGGCGTCGGAAAAACGGCTCTCGGCGGTAGCATCTTGATTTTTAAAGCAAAAGGAAAAGACGGAAAATTTTATAATGGGTCTGTTGGCAAGGGCTTTGGATACGGCGCACAAAAAGGACTTCTCGTTGTGCAAGGAAACGCCGATGCACGCGCCGGTATCCGCCTCTCCGGTGCGGATATGATTATCGGCGGCCAAGTAACCGCCCCGCTTCCTGAAGAAGAACACGGAAACATCGGCGCGCGCGCGAATATTAAAGGATTCGCCTTTGAGTACATGACAAATGGCCGCGGTCTCGTCCTTGGCGACCCAGGCCCATGGATTTGCGCCGGCATGACCGGCGGTGTCGTCTACTTGCGCCATCAGCCCGAAATGGGCTTAACGAAAACGGCATTAGAACGCCGTATCGCCAAAGGAGCGCAAGTACGCCTCGAGCCATTGAGCGAGCGCGGAAAAGCGGATGTACAAGAGCTACTATCGAAATACATTGAACTATTGAAAGAACACGATCAGCACGAAGAAGCGCAATCATTACAGCCGCTTCTTGAAAAACCGGAAGACCATTTCTTCCAAGTCATGCCGACGAAAGAACAAGCTGATCCTTCGATTTCGACAGAATGA
- a CDS encoding FUSC family protein, which translates to MKLGARIFKTGIAVTLALFLATLLHFPSPVFAGISAVFAMQPTIYRSYLSLVEQVQANIIGAVFAIIAVLLLGRDPFIIGLTLMIVIALCLKMRLESTISVALVTVIAIMEYTDKQFIEFAVIRFLTIMLGIFAAFIVNLIFLPPKYEKKLYEKISENTENILKWIRVHIRHASEHHILKEDIEKIKENMTKLEHLYLMYKEERTYFRKNRFQKSRKLVLYRQMIVAANRALDTLKLLHRFENELYHMPCEFQQVIRSQLDCLLYYHEQLLLKFIGKVKHQPRTETADEAHQERIRLIEAFYAHHHQSNEYYLFSLIGTIIDYSEQLEHLDKLIDSFHHYHHDSSLLKNLTND; encoded by the coding sequence ATGAAGCTCGGTGCCCGCATTTTTAAAACGGGAATCGCCGTTACATTAGCGCTTTTCCTCGCAACGTTACTACACTTCCCTTCTCCCGTATTTGCGGGAATTTCGGCTGTGTTTGCGATGCAGCCGACGATCTATCGCTCTTACCTTTCATTGGTCGAACAAGTGCAGGCGAATATCATTGGGGCCGTCTTTGCGATCATCGCCGTCCTGTTATTGGGACGCGATCCATTTATTATCGGCCTTACGCTCATGATTGTTATCGCCCTCTGCTTAAAAATGCGCCTTGAATCTACCATCTCGGTGGCGTTAGTGACGGTTATCGCGATTATGGAATATACAGATAAACAGTTCATCGAATTTGCCGTTATCCGTTTTCTCACCATTATGCTTGGCATATTTGCTGCCTTTATTGTCAATTTAATCTTTCTTCCGCCAAAATATGAAAAGAAACTATATGAGAAAATTAGCGAAAACACGGAAAACATTTTAAAGTGGATTCGAGTCCATATCAGACACGCATCGGAGCATCATATTTTAAAAGAAGATATTGAAAAAATAAAAGAAAATATGACGAAGCTTGAACATCTTTACTTAATGTACAAAGAAGAGCGCACCTATTTCCGCAAAAACCGCTTCCAAAAATCGCGAAAGCTCGTGTTATACCGGCAAATGATCGTCGCGGCTAACCGAGCGCTCGATACATTAAAACTTCTTCATCGCTTTGAAAACGAACTGTATCACATGCCGTGTGAATTTCAGCAAGTAATCCGTTCGCAGTTAGACTGTCTTCTCTATTATCATGAACAACTACTTCTAAAGTTTATTGGTAAAGTAAAACATCAGCCACGCACGGAAACCGCTGATGAAGCGCATCAAGAGAGAATACGATTAATCGAGGCGTTTTACGCGCATCATCACCAATCGAACGAATACTATCTTTTCTCCTTGATCGGCACGATTATCGATTATAGCGAGCAATTGGAACATCTTGATAAGCTTATTGACAGCTTCCATCATTATCATCATGATTCTTCCTTATTGAAAAATTTAACCAATGACTAA
- the nikC gene encoding nickel transporter permease, with product MAELARSQTPMHTVQEQTESTSLWKEGWRQFRKNKIALVGLGIVVFFILLAIFAPLLAPYDFKDQNLAERLQPPSSKHLFGTDDFGRDIFSRVLYGARISLWVGFFSVLGSVIAGSLLGIIAGYYGRWIDGIISRLFDIMLAFPSILLAIGIVAVLGPSLQNALIAIAVINIPNFGRLIRSRVLSIKQEEYIMAAKAIGMSDMRILFHHILPNSMAPIIVQGTLAIATAIIEAAALGFLGLGAQPPNPEWGKMLADSKDFLTQAPWTMIFPGLAIMLTVLGFNLMGDGLRDALDPRMKS from the coding sequence ATGGCCGAACTAGCACGCAGTCAAACACCGATGCATACGGTGCAAGAGCAAACCGAGTCTACTTCCCTGTGGAAAGAAGGATGGCGCCAATTTCGCAAAAACAAAATCGCTCTTGTCGGACTGGGCATCGTCGTCTTTTTTATCTTGCTGGCGATTTTTGCTCCACTGCTGGCGCCTTATGACTTTAAAGATCAAAATTTAGCAGAGCGGCTGCAGCCGCCGTCATCGAAACATTTATTTGGAACGGACGATTTTGGAAGGGATATTTTCTCGCGTGTCCTTTACGGGGCGAGAATCTCGCTGTGGGTCGGCTTTTTCTCTGTGCTTGGCTCAGTCATTGCCGGCTCGCTGCTCGGCATCATTGCGGGGTATTACGGGCGCTGGATTGACGGCATTATTTCGCGTTTGTTTGATATTATGCTCGCCTTTCCAAGCATTTTGCTAGCCATCGGCATTGTCGCCGTGCTTGGACCGTCTTTGCAAAACGCATTAATTGCGATAGCGGTCATTAATATTCCAAACTTCGGACGTTTGATCCGATCGCGCGTTTTAAGCATTAAGCAAGAAGAATACATCATGGCGGCGAAAGCGATCGGGATGAGTGATATGCGCATTTTGTTCCATCACATTTTGCCGAACAGCATGGCGCCGATTATCGTGCAAGGGACACTGGCGATTGCGACGGCCATCATTGAAGCGGCCGCCCTTGGATTTTTAGGATTAGGGGCGCAGCCGCCAAATCCAGAGTGGGGGAAAATGCTTGCCGATTCAAAAGACTTTTTGACACAGGCGCCATGGACGATGATTTTTCCGGGACTAGCGATTATGCTTACCGTGCTTGGCTTTAACTTAATGGGCGACGGATTGCGCGATGCGCTAGACCCGCGCATGAAAAGCTAA
- a CDS encoding ABC transporter permease subunit yields MLSYAVRRILMVIPVLFGMSLVVFFMIRAIPGNPAQVILGQKATKEAVAALTHKLGLDQPWYVQYIKYLGGLLHGDLGESIRTGAAISDEIWPYLAATLELSLVAMIIAVVIGVNAGIISAWFQNSWFDYIAMVLALIGVSMPIFWLGLMEQWVFSIQLDWLPTSGREEVRNPIEPITHLYLLDTLLQGNTEQFMQVVQHLILPSVALATIPMAIIARITRSSMLEVMKSDYIRTARAKGLSMFWVVYKHSLKNAIIPVLTVIGLQTGLLLGGAILTETIFSWPGIGRYIYDAIGYRDYPVIQSGILVIATIFIFINLIVDLLYAVIDPRIKYN; encoded by the coding sequence GTGCTTTCATATGCAGTCAGAAGAATACTCATGGTCATCCCTGTATTGTTTGGAATGTCACTTGTCGTTTTTTTCATGATTCGCGCGATACCTGGCAATCCCGCGCAAGTCATTTTAGGACAGAAAGCAACGAAGGAAGCGGTTGCCGCGCTAACGCATAAGTTAGGATTAGATCAACCTTGGTATGTGCAGTACATCAAATATTTAGGCGGCCTGTTGCATGGAGATTTAGGAGAGTCGATCCGCACGGGTGCCGCGATATCGGATGAAATTTGGCCGTATTTGGCGGCGACGTTGGAGCTGTCGCTTGTTGCGATGATCATCGCGGTTGTCATAGGAGTTAATGCTGGCATTATTAGCGCATGGTTTCAAAATTCCTGGTTTGACTATATCGCGATGGTCTTAGCGCTTATCGGCGTTTCGATGCCGATTTTCTGGCTTGGCCTGATGGAACAGTGGGTGTTTTCGATTCAATTAGATTGGCTTCCGACATCGGGGCGTGAAGAAGTGCGAAATCCGATTGAGCCGATTACCCACTTGTATTTGCTTGATACGCTCTTACAAGGAAATACGGAGCAGTTTATGCAAGTCGTGCAACATTTAATTTTGCCAAGCGTCGCCTTAGCGACGATTCCAATGGCAATTATCGCGCGGATTACGCGCTCGAGCATGCTCGAAGTAATGAAATCGGATTACATCCGCACGGCAAGAGCAAAAGGGTTAAGCATGTTTTGGGTCGTGTACAAGCACTCATTGAAAAATGCAATCATTCCGGTGTTGACCGTTATTGGTTTGCAAACAGGCCTGTTGCTTGGCGGCGCGATTTTAACGGAAACGATTTTCAGCTGGCCTGGCATTGGCCGCTACATTTACGATGCGATAGGCTATCGCGATTATCCGGTTATTCAATCGGGAATTTTAGTGATCGCCACCATTTTTATTTTTATTAACTTAATCGTTGATTTGCTTTATGCGGTGATCGATCCGCGCATTAAATATAACTAA
- a CDS encoding ABC transporter substrate-binding protein → MRRKTWMTLLALMLAVSMALVGCGKSETTSGGAKGKSSQDTLVYGRGGDSVSLDPATVTDGESLKVTKNIFDTLLDYNDEDTTVKPALATEWTISKDGLTYTFKLRKGVKFHDGTDFNAQAVVFNFERWANGNADKFPYYGSMFGGYKNDESHVIKEVKALDDYTVQFVLKRPQAPFLKNLAMTPFAIASPAAIKKYGDKFGEHPVGTGPFVFKEWKRNERIVLEKNKDYWEKGYPKLNQLIFVSIPDNSARLNALLKGEIDLMEDLNPTDLKQIEGNKDFQIFKRPSMNVGYVGLTATRGPLKNKLVRQALNYAVDKKAIIDAFYAGQAEPAKNPMPPSIPGYNDAIKDYPFDLNKAKELLAKAGYPNGFEMELWAMPVPRPYMPDGKKIAEALQANFAKIGVKAKIVTYEWATYLEKLAKGEADAFLLGWTGDNGDADNFLYALLDKDSIGSNNYTYYSNDELHKILVEAQTISDENKRNELYKKAQEIIKEDAPWIPLVHSTPLLAGKANIKGFKPHPTGSDKFTKVEFE, encoded by the coding sequence ATGAGGAGAAAAACATGGATGACATTGCTCGCTTTGATGCTTGCAGTGTCGATGGCGCTTGTTGGCTGCGGGAAGTCAGAAACAACAAGCGGAGGCGCAAAAGGAAAATCATCTCAAGACACGCTCGTTTATGGGCGCGGCGGCGATTCTGTCTCGCTTGACCCGGCTACGGTCACGGACGGGGAATCGCTAAAGGTAACGAAAAATATTTTTGATACACTGCTAGACTATAATGACGAAGATACGACGGTAAAACCGGCATTGGCGACCGAATGGACGATTTCCAAAGACGGACTGACCTATACGTTTAAGCTCCGCAAAGGGGTGAAGTTCCATGATGGAACGGATTTCAACGCCCAAGCGGTTGTCTTTAACTTTGAACGTTGGGCCAACGGCAATGCGGACAAATTTCCGTATTATGGCTCGATGTTCGGCGGTTATAAAAACGATGAAAGCCATGTCATTAAAGAGGTAAAAGCATTGGACGATTACACGGTTCAATTCGTGTTGAAACGTCCACAAGCTCCATTTTTGAAAAATCTTGCGATGACGCCGTTTGCGATCGCCAGCCCGGCGGCGATTAAAAAATATGGCGACAAGTTTGGCGAGCATCCAGTGGGAACCGGACCATTCGTGTTTAAAGAATGGAAGCGCAACGAGCGCATCGTTCTCGAAAAAAATAAAGATTATTGGGAAAAGGGCTATCCAAAGCTAAATCAATTAATCTTTGTTTCGATTCCAGATAACTCTGCCCGTCTAAACGCATTGTTAAAAGGTGAAATCGATTTGATGGAAGATTTGAATCCAACCGATTTGAAACAAATCGAAGGAAATAAAGATTTCCAAATCTTCAAACGACCGTCGATGAACGTCGGTTACGTCGGGTTGACGGCGACGAGAGGACCGTTGAAAAACAAATTAGTCCGTCAAGCATTAAACTATGCGGTGGACAAAAAGGCGATTATTGACGCGTTCTACGCCGGCCAGGCGGAACCGGCGAAAAACCCGATGCCGCCAAGCATTCCTGGCTATAATGATGCCATTAAAGATTATCCGTTTGATTTAAACAAAGCGAAAGAACTGCTCGCAAAAGCAGGATATCCAAACGGATTCGAAATGGAATTATGGGCGATGCCAGTGCCGCGTCCATATATGCCGGACGGGAAAAAAATCGCAGAGGCACTGCAAGCGAATTTTGCAAAAATTGGTGTCAAAGCGAAAATCGTTACGTATGAATGGGCTACTTACTTAGAAAAACTGGCCAAAGGAGAAGCGGATGCGTTCTTGCTTGGCTGGACCGGCGATAACGGTGACGCCGACAACTTCTTGTACGCGCTGCTCGACAAAGACAGCATCGGCAGCAACAACTATACGTATTACTCCAATGATGAGCTTCATAAAATTTTAGTCGAGGCGCAAACAATCAGCGACGAAAATAAACGAAATGAACTGTATAAAAAGGCGCAAGAAATTATTAAAGAGGATGCACCATGGATTCCGCTCGTTCACTCGACACCGCTGCTTGCCGGCAAAGCAAACATTAAAGGCTTTAAGCCGCATCCAACCGGTTCCGATAAATTTACAAAAGTCGAATTCGAATAA
- a CDS encoding dipeptide ABC transporter ATP-binding protein, with amino-acid sequence MSEPLLQVKGLKKYFPITGGVFGKKVGEVKAVDDVTFTVYKGETLGIVGESGCGKSTTGRMLLRLIEPTAGSIVFEGKEVTTLPKAELRKMRRDMQMIFQDPFASLNPRHTVEKILEEPLIVHGVGSKEERKKRVREMLEVVGLGSYHAKRYPHQFSGGQRQRIGIARALMTNPKLIIADEPVSALDVSIQAQVLNLLEDLQKEFGLTYIFIAHDLGVVRHISDRVGVMYLGRLVELADSDKLYQAPKHPYTQALLSAVPIPDPEYKKERQLLSGDLPSPANPPQGCAFHTRCSACMDICKQKRPEMKEVEKGHYVACHLYEMDGKQRNDRNFI; translated from the coding sequence GTGAGCGAGCCGCTGTTGCAAGTGAAAGGGCTTAAAAAGTATTTTCCGATTACGGGAGGAGTGTTTGGCAAAAAAGTTGGCGAAGTGAAAGCAGTCGATGATGTTACTTTTACCGTCTATAAAGGGGAAACGCTTGGCATTGTCGGGGAAAGCGGCTGCGGCAAGTCAACGACAGGGCGGATGCTACTTCGTTTAATTGAACCGACAGCAGGGTCGATCGTTTTCGAGGGAAAAGAAGTAACGACATTGCCGAAAGCAGAATTACGAAAAATGCGGCGCGATATGCAAATGATTTTCCAAGATCCTTTCGCCTCGTTGAATCCGCGCCATACGGTGGAAAAAATTTTGGAAGAGCCGCTGATCGTACACGGAGTAGGTTCCAAAGAGGAACGAAAAAAACGCGTTCGGGAAATGCTGGAAGTGGTTGGGCTTGGATCGTATCACGCCAAGCGCTATCCACATCAGTTCAGCGGTGGGCAGCGGCAGCGCATCGGCATCGCGCGCGCTTTGATGACAAATCCAAAGTTGATTATCGCCGATGAGCCAGTATCAGCGCTGGATGTGTCGATTCAGGCGCAAGTGTTGAATTTGCTTGAAGACTTACAAAAAGAATTTGGGCTTACCTATATTTTTATAGCCCACGATCTAGGAGTTGTCCGCCATATCAGCGATCGCGTCGGGGTCATGTATTTAGGGCGCCTCGTCGAATTGGCGGATAGCGACAAATTATACCAAGCGCCGAAACATCCGTATACGCAGGCGCTGCTTTCCGCCGTGCCAATTCCAGACCCAGAGTATAAGAAAGAACGCCAACTTTTATCAGGCGATTTGCCAAGCCCGGCCAATCCGCCGCAAGGATGCGCGTTTCATACGCGTTGCAGCGCTTGCATGGATATTTGCAAACAAAAGCGGCCGGAGATGAAAGAAGTAGAAAAAGGGCATTACGTTGCTTGCCATCTATATGAGATGGATGGCAAACAACGAAATGATAGAAATTTCATTTAA